DNA from Mustela lutreola isolate mMusLut2 chromosome 6, mMusLut2.pri, whole genome shotgun sequence:
TCCCCACTTAATATTTTGTGCTTGCGATTTTCACTTTTACTTTCTTATATACCTAGGCTGGCAAGATTTTTAACAAgcttagtatttttgtttttcttcataaaacaCCGAATCCCATaatagatgaaagaaaaaattccccCTCCACTCTTCATGCCGCATGCCACAAATGCTGATACTTGCCTCTTGTTCAGATTCTTTCACATTTCTTTCAAATTTCTATACACAATCTAAAACTCTTCAAACACCAACTGAATACATCTCTgacattttcagagtccatttttGTTAGTACTGCACATGACCTACACATTGACCAGTGTCATCTATGTCCCTAGATTTTGTGAAGccttcagtaaaaataaaaaatgcttgtGCTTGACAAGACACTTTATCCTCCCCATGAACTCCAGTTGCAGAAGTGCTTTATTTAAAGGCTcaaactcagagaacatcattgttCTTCACTCTAAATAAtagctaatttttattttgatggaaaaccttctattctattctattcactTCCATATCAGCCAATTTTGAAAGCATTCCTGCTGCCCTCTCAAAGAAGCTATAACAAATCCATGCTATACTTTGCTTTTTTCTAGGCTCCCAAAAACTGCACACATAAACtcatctaaatattttatagttacaGCTCAGATTTAAGAATGAAGAGCAGAGCAGATACAAACACAAAGCAGACCTCACCTTTGCAGAAGTTTCGAACCATCCAGTGAAACCATGTTCTTTGCAGAATTGGTCCATCTGGGGAGGATTCTGGCCACCATCCTTTTTTTGGTCACATTTATTAGCTAAGAGGACAGCAGGAATAGGACTGCCATTTGGAAGGTGGACTTTACTATCCAGATCACTTTTCCATTTTAAGACGGCCTCAAACGTGGAACCTCTTGATATATCAAAGACTACAAAAGCACCAACAGCTTCTTTGTAGTATACCCGGGTCATGTTGCCAAATCGCTCCtgccctaaaaataaatataataagagGTTAAGAGCTCATCATTCAGCAGAGTCTATATTTAGATATAACCCCTCTGACCCTAAGAATAGTGCTATAAACACATGTCTCCCAttacaaagcaaagaaaattgGTGGGATAAAGGATGTACAGAAGCACATGGCTGATCATGGGGTCTGAGTACACAGTCAACTAGCTTAATGCTCTGCGCGTGTCTGACACATGCTCCATAACCATCCAGATAGATGACAGTGCTTAAAGCTACAGAGCCATCCTTCCCCTGATCCCCTTGTCGCCCTCCCTCTGGTCTAAGAGAAGAGGTAcgagaggaaaaaagacagttggtagtggagggggagaagagacgagaatagaagaaaatgaagcttGCAGGAAGAAGATAAGCATGGTGGGCAAAATGTAGTCAAAAGACTAGGACTGGCTACGAGATAAAGGAGCTTATCCTTCCTCCCCATCTCTAGCCCGCACCCACTTTTGCCTCTGCATGCAAGATTGCTCTCCTCTAAGAAGGCAGATACATGCAAACCTGCTTACAAAAAATGGCCCATGTGGCCGTGTGACTAAAAGAAGGAACAACTGTAGAGCTCTTCAACtatcatgcttttaaaaatatttaacatgttaAATACTTTGGGGAACATTCTACTGCTTCATGTATCTCCTTTCCGTCTGGTATCGCTCTTTGACGCAGGAGGGACCCTAATCTTCAGCTGACAGAAGAAAAACCATGCTGAGAGCTGCTTGGGCAGGATGACAGTGGCCCTGACGACATACTGTGGGAccagaacccaggtctcctggctGCCATGCACCCACGTTAATATGATGCTGGGCATTCTGAACTATCCTGCAGTCACCTTGACTTCTAAGATGTTCACTTTTCATTCTGTCAAGTTACGGACTACAGTGGTCAGGAAAAATGGCAATCAGTGCAAATCTAACATGGGTAATTGaccaatgataaaaacaaaaactgacaggACCCTTTCCTGTTAAAACACATGATGAAAAACACACTTTATCTACATGTTATTGATAGTAACAAATGCAAAGCTACCCaccaaaaaaaattccttcttctCCAAATTTTACTATAGCATCATACAATTTTAGATATCGCTTAGTGAGAtaatggaagaagaaaacaaaaggcaaatgTAAATGGATACGCTTTAAGTTCATcttgggggtgccttggtggctcagtcattaagcgtctactttccactaaggtcatgatcccagggtcctgagatggagtctggtgttgggctccctgctcagcaagaagctgcttctccctctcccacatcccctgcttgtgttccctctctcactgtgtctctctctgtcaaataaataaataaaatctttttaaaaataaaaaatagaaagttgaTTTGGTTTGTGACAACCCATCATATGGGCTTATCTGAAGCCATACAATGATGGCCCAGATGTCTGAACTTCGAGGTAACAAATGGCCACATATGAAACCCCACTATCACGTTCATGTTTTATTGGTAAGTTAAATCTGACCAGacaattgtataacttatttGATCACAATGCTGACATTTACACAAAGTTAACATTGTAACACTTTCCTTAAACATACACAATAATCACACATGGCAAAGTCACAGAGGATGTACCAACTGGTCAAAGTCAGTATTACTATTCTTCAGAAAGACTAGGtagattgcattaaatttgttcCAACTTCAATTTTAAATAGAGAGCACATActactgacttttatttttataaatcttaatTACTAAGTATAAAATGACTATGGCAACAAGATAGTCCAGATTATAAGATTATTTCACAGTTATAAGAAAGTACTCTTTTGGAATACTCCTTCAATTTAGAAAAGAGGGTAGGGTGCCAAACTAGTAAAAGTATAGAAATCCAGAAGTTATGAAGAACAATTAAGGTTAATGACTGCTACTTTTTTCCTGAATCATTTCTAAATCCCTAAAAATACTACTTTCAACCAATCATACTAAATCATATTCAAATTTGTCCTCATATAAACTTCTTGgtaaaacataagaaaatcaGAAACATGTATGACAAGAATTTTTGAGGCGGACCCTGTGGCTTAGAAACCTCAAGTTATTTTCCCTGGGTTCCGAGGTTAAGACTCAAAACCCTCGGATGGTCTCAGACTGCTCTGTAACAACCACACCATAGGGCAGCTCAAAATAGTGTCAATTACACTATTCagcaaatgaaaaggaaaggtaTAACCTGggagaaaaaagatacaaattctGTATCTAGTAAAGGACTtatacccagaatatataaagaactctcaaaactcccaagtaagaagataaaaaaaaaatctaattaataaAGTAAGCAAAAGACTGGAATAGACACTTTATCAAAGAACGTATACAATGACAACCAAGTAGAGGTAAAGATGCCCAGCATCAttaattattagagaaatgcaaatttaaatcaCAATGAGCTGCGGCTTCATGCTcacaagaatggctaaaataaaaagtctgattATACCCAGTACTGGCGAAAATAAAAAGTCTGATTATACCCAGTACTGGCGAAGATGTGGAGCAATCAGttcttgtgcactgctggtaggaataagaatttaaaatagtaCATCCAATTTGGTAAACAatttgatagtttttaaaaatttggacatggggggtgcctgggtggctcagtgggttaagcctctgcctttggctcaggtcatgatctcagggtcctgggatcaagccccactttgggctctctgctcagtggggagcctgctttcccttctttctctggtgcctctctacctacttgtgacctctctctctctgtcaaataaataaaatcttaaaaaaaattttttttaaataaattaaaaaaaataaatatttagacatGAATCTACCATACAACCAACAcattttactcctaggtatctgcCCAAACAAAATGAAAGCCCATGTCTACACAAAGTCATCTTCATGAATgctcatcagtgttttatttttacagcCAAAATAGTAATGAATAAagtatggtatatccatacaatgaatataacaatagaaaggaaaggaacagacTATGGATATAAGTAACAAGACAGATGACTCTCAAAGCAATGATGCTGAGTAGAAGCAGCCAGAACTCAGAGGGAATGGGTAGTACTCCATGAATACACTTATatcaaatccttaaaaataaaaactgtagtaaaataaaaaaaataaaataaaataaaaacttagtaaGAGGAAGCACATCAATGATTGTCCtcagcaaggcagagagaggagttacaaggggaaagaggaggggcacctgggtgagggaaagtggaggggcacctgtctttgttaagtgtctgccttgggatcaagccccatgccgagccccactcccctgcttgtgttccctctcttgttacctctttctctgtcaaataaataaaatctttaaaaaggggggggtggcAAGAGGAAATATTTTTGGTGTGATGGAAATGTCGGCAATCTTGATTATACTGTTTCACTATGTTTACATATGGCAAAACATCAAATTGTACAGTTTGTTGCATGTCAGTcatatatcaataaaataataaaaaataatacctacctcagaGGCTCACTGGGAAGGTTTAATGTAAATGCCTGGGAGTCTTTTAGGGCAGAGTGCAATAAACTATAATTCATGGTCAAATTCAGCTAACGTTTTATCGGAATCTTGCCACCTATTTCTGTTTATGGGCTTCTACAACTGTTTTCATTCTACCatagcagagttgagtagttgcaacaaGGAGTGAATGGCccacaaaatctaaaatatttgctaCTTCTGTTCTAGGGGGTCAGGGATGGTCTATCTTGAACTAGAAGtgctaaataaaaattcatgacaGCATGTACTTAAACTATAATTTACATGCACAGACCTTAAGTTCAAAAGGTAAAACATCAGGGCCTAGTAAGCACAATGTAAATGTTAGCTAGTATTATTATAAAGTGCTCAATAAAGGTATTACATGATAAAAGCCTGAGCATCCTCTTTAAAATGGTGCAATTAAACATGGCAAAGCCTTAAACTAGTTATATGTCGTAAACTATAGTGGTGAAAACAGTTGGCAAAGGAAAATGAACTTGAGGAAAATACAAGTATACTAGAGAATCAAAATATCAAGCACGAAAGATCAAGAAACCCCAAGCAAGTAACTTTCTCCGCCTAAATAAGTGAAGTGTCTTTACAGATCTTTAGGAATCTTCTAAACCCTCCCAGCTCTCCCTtctgatgttttaaatttctctgtCATAATTTTAATGTTGTAATGATTTTCTACAGATTCTGCAATCACTGAATCCAGACAGCAGTGGGGATTGAATGTAAATAGTCCAGCATCGAAAGGCCAAGCCATACACAGCATACTTTCCAACAAAACAGTACAGTATACTTCTTATTTTACTGAGTTcattatctcctttttaaaaaattctaaagtaATCCATTACCACTTCAGAGATATTCCTGAACTGGTCAAAACaagtaaaaacacacacacacacacacacacacacatttctaaaATGCATTAAGTATAATTATAGAATAGAGAAAGATACAATGAACTTATTTAAGATAATAACCTTAACATAAAATTAAGAGctattctaaaaaacaaaaacaaaaacaaaacaaccaacaacaacaacaaaaagccctaACAAGGTAAAACCTAGATTTAACTACGTTGGTTTCAAAGGTTGGAATGCATAGATATGTCAAGCTCTTCCAACtgttaaactgaaaaataaagaaaactttgctACTAGAGTAACAGTTGCATCCCATAACTTTGTTATTATTACTCTCTGGGTAATTTTATATATTCCCTTATTATTGCCTAAAAGAAAGAACTAtagtggaaaacaaaaatactgttcACAAATATTCCATTCTCTTCCACTTCTAGATGCATGAAGGATCACATTCTCCTGGCCTCACTAAATTAGGAGTGGCTATGAACTAGTCTTGGACCATGAAATGTAAACAGAAGTGTCATTTCTAAGCAGAATCACTTGGGCGACAGTGTCCTTGTCCTGCTGCAGCAGGCTGGAACCCTAATTTTGAAAAGACACTACCAAGAGATAGTAGAGCCTCTGTTAGCCTGAGTCCAGGTAGCTCCAATGCAAAACTGCCCTCATATCCCTCCCTCCGCCACACCCCAACCTCCATCCTCACTATGGACATATAGAAAGAGTGAGGGATGATTATTTTAAACCACtcgctgtccctctgcctcccccccacccccgctcatgcacacatgctctctgataagtaaataatctttaaaatagagagagagagagagagaatgatgcaTTCTACTACTTCCCTTTCACAATGCTTTGGGAGTTAGCCCTAAGTTTAAAAAAGGGCTAAAGACTTTCACATTCACATTAGAATTGCACAGGAATTCTGTaggttcagaatttttttttcttaattttagacaaaaaatacaaagaatactcTCTGGGAAGTAGTCAATCAACCATTCTAAGTTCAGTCCAAAAGAACTTTATTATTCTTGGATTCTACTTTCCACAAACATGCAAATAAAATGCAGGGAATTCCTACCATGTTGAATGCTCCTGGGTTATGTTCCCCTACAGGAGAAGATGGGGTAGAGAAGCCTGCAGTTATTAAACACAAAGTCAGATCCATGGGTTTTGTTCACATGAGTGTGAAACACATGAGTGctaatgagtgtgtgtgtgtagagttaAAGCTTATGGCAATATAAAAATCCAGCAGGACCTGGGAGATCTTCCTCTAAACAGCAAGTAGCTCAGACAGTGGGAAGATGCTAAGCAACACCATCTCTTTAACCAGTGCCATAGTCATTTCTGACTGGAGGAGGAACCACTTCCATGCCTTCCTGACCATCACTTAGATGGACAACACTGTAACTGAAAGGTGACGTCCCATATCATCTAGTCCAACCTctcttgttttatagatgagaaaataaaatcccaGGGACGGAAAACTACTCCAATTCCCAAATTATTTGTTATCTAATGTGCTGTCCAATTTGTTAGCCAAAGACTTTCTGGAGTACACATTGCTCCTTATGTCCCATGTTTTCAAACAGACCCAAGGCAGTCCCATGGGCTGAGGGTGACTCTCCTCAAGCACAGCATAGCCCTAATACACAAGGTAATCCCTTTTTCTAAGTTTCCTAGGGCTTTACCATAGCAGCTATGGGCTTGTTTACCAAATGTACTTTTATCTTGATCTTTTACCTTACCCTGCAGAATTCCACCATCCCCCTCCATTTATATGTCTGCCCTGTTCTCCCCCCAGAAGATCTCTGCAACCACAACACAACCCAAACTTGTCCACTAAGCCCACTTGCTACTATTTAAGTGTTGATTAAGTGTGAAATCATCACCAGTTTAAGGATATGCTATCCTCGGGCTACACATTTCTAAGGCCTTCAAAGTTTTCTTCTTTGGACGAGCACTTTCTTTCATCTCTCAATCTTTTCTAACAAATGCCTAGAAATACGTATCAAtcgtgtttttaaattttctatattttataatgcGTTGACATCTTGGGGCCTTGGGACCAAGGGAGGGACTGCCCCTTCCAGCTAGCTAGTTCTTACAGACAATGAAGGACTTGCTGAAAGCACATCTTTGATAAGCAAACCAATCCAGAGTCCTCACCACCCATCTGCCTCCTTTTTCAGGCTCCTGCAGACTAGGACACTATCCTCCTGCCCTAAACCACCCATGGCCAGGTACTAAAACAATCAGGGACCACCCCTATAGTCCAACTCCACTCAAATATACCAAACTAACCAATCCTAAACTTGCTCAGTTGCCTATGTTGCCTTGGCCATTTCTTCCTGCAAAAACTACAATAAAGTCTCTAGCCCACATTCTTCCCTGgctccttctgcctctggaccAACCCTGGTGCTTCCCCATGTGGTCTCCAGCATAGGGCAGCGTGCTTCCTTCTCCTGGAACTATGAATAACAAACCATCTTTTCAATAGTAATGATCTTCTAATGTGGCTTTACCACAcctgataaaaacaaaatcctgGGTATGCtttaataagaataagaataagaatcaCTGAAATTTCCACATCAGAAGCTTAAGAAAGTCAGAAGGTCAAGAAAACATATACATAATGGATAAAATTTCTCCTAGAATACATTGGAAAGTAACACCGCCTCTCTAGGATAATGCATGGCTGACAGGTTTGATCAGTGAGATCACAGAGTAGACTATGCAAACATCTATAATTATCACCTTGATAAATACATGCGCTCTACacatatttatcaataaaaagGCTTTGTTATCTTCAGACAGTCCACACTGTGGACACAGTCTTTCAAAATGCCCCCCCCAAATGATGGAGCCAATCAAAAAATATACACACTGGACATTCTGTGTTAAGAAGAGTATAACTGGAAATTCTGGACTGATAACATAAAGAGATGGAATTATTAGAATGGGTATATGAGAAGAGTCATATGAGCTACTGTAAGAATGACCAGAGCATTTGCAAATTTAGACAAGAGTCTGTTAGACTGTTGGACAACAATCTTCAGACTGTTTTGACACCAGTGAACCAAAAATCTGCTACACTATTAAAAGCtagttttcatatttcatatttcagagtcatgagatgtATCTCTGTACAGTGCCACTGATTATCTGTGTTTTCTTGGTCAACTTACTACACTTCTCTGTATTTAGACTATGGGATCTATAAAAGCCTCCAACACCTTCAATTCAAACAACAGAATGATTAGGAAAACGGGAAAAAGGTCAAATTTTAGTGGTTTTTATcaatgtctccctctctctctatcgcTAACCTGGGCACTTTTCAGCCTATGTGGGAAACTAAGGCAACTGAGAATGGtaacataataatttaaaacaaaaaaaaaaaaaaaaaaaaaaaaaaaaggaaagaaaggcagtAAGCGTATAATTTTCAGGAGAATTTCCACATGCAGTAACAGAAATATGCTGTTATGCTAAGCCTGCCTGGGCAATTGTGGGTTCAAAGTTCAGACTGGGGCACCCAAAGAGGTCTCCAGAGTCATGAATTGaggaagatttaaaaatgtaaaatgagatGCTAGACTTCGCTTGTAATTCAGCACAGCAGTTGAGTCTGTGTAATGCTCAGGATGGCAAAAGTCAGataaaatatagatttaaaaaaaaaaaattcctttaaatgaGTTAAGTAATTGGAAAGTCATTGTAATAGTCAGTGTTTAAGACAGAGACTACAAATAACTATAGACTAATTCCTCAGAGCACTGCTTCTTCATATTTAGAAGAAATCTGAACATTAGTAATTCTTGACTAATAGATACTTTGAAGGTCAAGAAAGCATCTGAGATACTATTCCAGATTCTTGTTCATGAGGGTTAAAGGAGAGTTATGAAAGCAGATAAcaggaggccacgagggacagggaCTGTCAATGTGGAAGATGGATCCGTGTTCTAATTTAGGAtgggaatcaaaaaaaaaaaaaataaaaagtgaatctAAGTATGGTTTATAGAACTTATAATGTCTTCCAACCACGCACTTTATGCTCTAGGTAGATAACATTTACAGGAACTTCTGAGTAAAATGTTCCTGATCTGTTCTTGAGCCCAAAGGAGGGTTATCCATTCAGATTTTTATAGAGAAATACTGATTCTAAAAAGTGAAATGtggcaaaaaaaataataataattaaaaaatgccactttggcataaggatCATTTTGAACGAAAGGCACTTAAAAAAGATCAGGTGTAAGAAGAGTGCTCTAATCTTCCCCTTTTTCTCCCTGAAAGTAGATGAGAATATTCCCATGCGAGAAATATCCTCTCTTTTCTAGGAGGAAAGAAATATTCTTATCACCGGGGATGGGAGTCAAAGCTGAGAGAAGTCTCTACAAACAGACCTTATAAAAtaactcttattttcccttagcTTGCccatattaattatttttccacAATTTCCTCTCTTTGTTCAACCTGTTATAAAACCATTTAGGTTTTGCCACTTCTTTGGGTGTTCACTTTCCTATGAGGGCTCCTGTGTCACAGAAAACTTACATGAAACAAATTTCTGCTGCTAATTTGTCTAGCATCGATTTGATTTTCAGGCCTTGCTGAGAACTTTAAAAAGGCACAGATAAAATTATGTCTTCCCTGCAAAAGAAAATTACTTCAGCAAATACAAGAAGACTACACTGTATTAGATCCAAATGGACacaccagtttctttcttttaaagatttagtcTAGACCAGCCATTCAACCTACCTGGAAAATCCTATAGCTGCTAATAAAGTTATCATAAGTTGTAATCAAATACCATTTCATACGCACTATATATGAAAGTACAGATCAGATCCCACTCTAGGAAATACCCTAGTGTGCTGTGACATGGCAAAATGCACCAAAAAGGTTGAAATCACCAGTAAATATGGGGCCCCGTCAGGAATATCATGAGGATAATTGAAATGGTAGTAGTTCCACCATTTAATACATTGCTGACCTATGAAAAACGGGTTAATttatgtaacaacaacaaaaggaagctCAGAGACATCTCTTGCTACATCTTAAATTTTAGTAGTATTTATTAAACTTCCTAAAATTTTTTTGACGACTTCAGTAACTTAGTGTATTTCGGTTAATGTGTTAAGAGCAATCTCAAAACACATATGAAGGAAGAGACAGTGGCCTAACACAAAAATTGGATTGCATCTGGATTTTAAAGCTACACTCATTTCTCGCAATAAGCAAGCATTCCAAAGGCCTGCACCCAAGAGACACTGTGGTTCCTGATTTGAAGAGTTGAGCTGAAACTGCTTGGCCACGTTTATGGGAAATGTCTGGACAACTCCCACCTGCCAAATACCTACCAAATACCTGCCAAAGTTTCCAAGTATAGAGAGACTCAATGTAATCCTTTGCCAGCTTTCTCATCTCCAAAGCCGCGACGAAAAAACTAGTAATAGCACCACAGCTTAAGTTAGTCGTATCAACTGGCCAGTTCTACCTACTGTTTTGTAATCAAGGAGTATTTCTATCCTTTGAGAATTCAATATGATTCATTGTTGTTTAGCCCTGGGGAACTTTCTGGAGTGGCCTTCAATTTGCCTTCATTACATCATTACGACTTAATTCAAATGTTATCAGCTAGGATTCACTAACAGGTCAAATATTCAAAGCAAAGTACTTAATGATGTAGCTCCCCAAACCTCAAGTGAAAGCCAAATTATTTTTGTGGTAGCTTCCTTATATATTAAGACCCCATCTCTGAAAATCTTATTTGTAAGGTGAGCCTAGTAATTTCTAATTACCTCATTAGTTTACTTCAAATCTTGTTAACATCTGGTGTGTACCTGCTGAATGGTATCTCGCATCCAGGAATCccttttaaagatcttaaaatcTTGCTTTCCTTCCTAGCAAAGCTCAACCTTTGGACTTAGGCAAAAGCGCAAGCACTTTTCATCTATTTCAATATGTACCAGAGTCTGACAAGACTGACTATGTTCCCTTCCTGGCTGCATAGGTCTGTTCAAGGAGGACAAAAAAAGGGAAGAGGTGATACCCAGGGAGAAAATTACTCATGATTTTGCTTTCCCaattctttaaatatatgcatttttgcATGAAGCTTAAAAACACAAATGtgccaataaaatcttttatttacctGCAGTGAGGCCCAGGGATAATTTAATAGCTAAACATGATACTGTTTTACAAGAAGAATAAAGCTCCTAGATGGGGGTTTAAAATCATCTTCATGGAAATCTACAGCTACACTGAAGATTCCTGGAGAATGACTATCACATGGCAAGGCAACCTTTAGAATTTACGACCTTGTCAAAAAGCAATACTAGTATTCATAAGTGTTCTGTGAAACACAGGAAGTATTTCGAAAGAAGCCTCTGGCTTCAAAAGATGACTTTTCAAACGAACTTTTGGTTTTCTCtaaccaaaagacaaaaaaagctGAGCCCAGAGCTGATCATCCCCCTTTCTCTGAGGAACTGAcatacataaatttatttatttaaatttattctcatATCTGAGGCAGAGAAGTCTGTTCTTAAATTAGTGCGTATATGAGTTATAATTCTTCAATACTCTCTCATATGGGATAAACTGTTGATGAAAAGAGCACTACCTAGCAGACAGACCTATGTcgctgtgccccacccccaccccgctacCCGAAGGGTGACCCAAACTTCTAGGGTTGATGCATCTATAGGATGAAGGATGGTCTCTCCAGCTCTGAACCTTCTCCCATAAAAATTCTCTACTGCACACTGAGCTTCCTACCAGCAATGACTGAACAGGGTAACTTTCAGTATCATTTCCATATTTAAGCTTTCCAAAGTTAACATCTTCTTAaatgcccaccccccacccaccccaccggACAGAGTTCAAGTTTTCATAAATTAAAGCAAGGAGAGTAAGTATCCTCTCCAAGAGGGATATTATGCTCCTAAATGACAACAGAAAGCAAATGACAGAGAAACAATCTACTGGAGTGTAGGGTTGAGAGGGGgccaggagtggggagagaagtTGGTttagggaggcaggaaggatgcAAGAGCAGCCTCCCCAGATCTTCACAGGCAGAGGACAGGCATGACCTAGCAGAGCACCCTGTCTCAAGGATGGAGTTTCACTCACAACGAAGGGTCTCGGATCCAAGGTCGTGATGAAAAACATTCTAAAAAGGAATCTAGTTGCTAGTGTTGGTTATGTCACTAAGTAGTGACAGTAAGTACTGACTTTGGGTGAACCATTCAACTCCAGCGCTCATCTCTGAGATGTTAAAGCCAGTTGGGAGGAGCCCACGCCTCCCCTTAACTTTTCCTGATGTATTATAAGCTTGTCAACCTTCAGAGTTCAACTTCTGGAAAAGCCTCCATGGCTTGTCCCACCGCCGGTCAGGTGGCTGGAGTGGAGGCCTCCTCTCTGAGACCTCTTAAAAACGAGATGCTTTCTACAGACATAGTAGAGGCATCTCACCAGGGTTAGTTATGTATGCATTTATCTATCTTATCCTGCTTTTAAATCCCTCAACTACCACTACTGCCCGTTCCATGGTCCAGTAGTTCACCCGGCCACGGCCCTTTCCTTGTCCCCGGCGGCGTTAGTCTCTTCCATACCTCCGGGGCGGGCCAGTGCAGGCTGCggacagagaaagagggcagGAGACTGAGCGGAGCCCAGTGGCCGCAGGCTCCCGACGGAGGCCGCCGCCCCGCCGCTTACCCGCGATGTCCCAGAGCTGCAGGCGCACCAGCGTCCGGTTGTCCCAGTTGAGGACCTTGAGGGCGAAGTCCACCCCAATGGTGGCCCGGTAGTGCTGGGAGAAGAGCTGATGGACGTAGCGCTTGATAATGCTGGTCTTGCCCACGCCGAGCTCGCCGATGACCAGCACCTTGAAGAGGTGCTCGCGGGTCTCGGGCGCGGCCGCCCCCTCCGCCCCCTGGCCCGGGTCCCCGGGTCCCCCCCCCGCCATGAGCACCCCCGGCCCCGC
Protein-coding regions in this window:
- the RAB32 gene encoding ras-related protein Rab-32 isoform X1; this encodes MAGGGPGDPGQGAEGAAAPETREHLFKVLVIGELGVGKTSIIKRYVHQLFSQHYRATIGVDFALKVLNWDNRTLVRLQLWDIAGQERFGNMTRVYYKEAVGAFVVFDISRGSTFEAVLKWKSDLDSKVHLPNGSPIPAVLLANKCDQKKDGGQNPPQMDQFCKEHGFTGWFETSAKDNINIDEAARFLVENILANHQSFPNEENDRDKVKLDQDTLTAESKSQCC
- the RAB32 gene encoding ras-related protein Rab-32 isoform X2, translated to MAGGGPGDPGQGAEGAAAPETREHLFKVLVIGELGVGKTSIIKRYVHQLFSQHYRATIGVDFALKVLNWDNRTLVRLQLWDIAGQERFGNMTRVYYKEAVGAFVVFDISRGSTFEAVLKWKSDLDSKVHLPNGSPIPAVLLANKCDQKKDGGQNPPQMDQFCKEHGFTGWFETSAKHESLEFILVIISAL